A window of the Methyloprofundus sp. genome harbors these coding sequences:
- a CDS encoding transposase, IS4 family produces the protein MVLMMRKSVKSVQNVVNEAMSWLDLPPVTASAYSQARYKLKHTAFIELNQTAIVETVYGGDGDYHKFWGFRVLAIDGSKVVLPNTEDVREEFGTISYSNGKDSEIIGQHPYALASVLYDVLNRVAIDARLGRARAYEIDLAVEHLAHTQAKDLLTMDRNYPSYRMLAELTQSRRDYVIRCSAASFAVARKMLKGEGKESQTATLKPCAEQMSIIRKLGLPVSLKVRFVRVKLSTGENEVLVTSLHNEKYYPSADFAELYYLRWGIETFYGLLKTRLGLENFTGTQAEAVKQDFHSSVYLTGLESILTDAAQKQLDAKETKYPQIVNRSVSFNAIKNHAFDLLLGDTETNFIEEKLTALFLTNPTIERKHRNPPRKKSSARRLLNFHKRQKKHCF, from the coding sequence ATGGTCTTAATGATGAGAAAAAGTGTTAAATCAGTGCAAAATGTAGTGAATGAAGCGATGAGCTGGCTAGATTTACCACCTGTAACGGCCAGTGCTTATTCGCAAGCACGTTATAAGCTTAAGCACACTGCATTTATAGAACTCAACCAAACCGCTATAGTTGAAACGGTGTATGGTGGTGATGGCGACTATCATAAATTCTGGGGTTTTCGGGTCTTGGCAATTGATGGTTCAAAAGTTGTTTTGCCGAATACAGAAGATGTCCGAGAAGAATTTGGCACGATTTCTTATTCAAATGGCAAGGATAGTGAAATAATAGGGCAGCATCCCTATGCACTCGCCTCGGTGCTCTATGATGTATTGAATCGAGTGGCAATTGATGCACGTTTGGGCAGAGCGAGAGCTTATGAAATTGATTTGGCGGTTGAGCATTTAGCTCATACACAAGCAAAAGATTTGTTGACGATGGACAGGAACTACCCATCTTATCGAATGCTGGCTGAATTGACTCAATCTCGGAGAGATTATGTTATTCGTTGTTCGGCGGCCTCGTTTGCAGTAGCAAGAAAAATGCTAAAAGGTGAAGGAAAAGAAAGCCAAACGGCAACACTTAAGCCTTGTGCTGAGCAAATGTCCATTATTCGTAAATTAGGCCTACCTGTTTCACTTAAGGTACGCTTTGTACGGGTTAAGTTGAGTACTGGTGAAAATGAAGTTTTAGTGACTTCCTTACATAATGAAAAGTACTATCCGAGTGCTGATTTTGCTGAGCTATATTATTTGCGCTGGGGAATTGAAACCTTTTATGGGTTGTTAAAAACTCGGTTAGGGCTGGAAAATTTTACGGGAACTCAGGCAGAGGCAGTGAAGCAGGATTTTCATTCAAGTGTATATTTAACGGGGCTTGAGTCAATATTAACGGATGCTGCACAGAAACAACTAGATGCCAAAGAAACAAAATACCCACAGATCGTTAACCGCTCGGTATCGTTTAATGCCATCAAAAATCATGCGTTCGATTTATTGCTTGGAGACACTGAGACCAACTTCATAGAGGAAAAGCTGACGGCACTATTTTTAACTAATCCCACCATTGAACGAAAGCACCGCAACCCGCCTCGTAAAAAATCATCTGCGAGGCGCTTGCTGAATTTTCATAAGCGGCAGAAAAAGCATTGTTTTTAA
- a CDS encoding putative transposase — MGRSRYLITEPNQPHFMTCTVMEWLPVFTRPETVQILLDCWQYQREQQGLQLYGYVILENHLHLVAQAPRLDKCISSFKSFTARQIIDYLTAQHVSHLLERLQFSKRAHKTDRQYQFWQEGIHAEMVFNADIMRQKLKYIHENPLKRGYVNRAEHWRYSSASHYEGQAGLIDIDPW, encoded by the coding sequence ATGGGCAGAAGCCGCTACCTGATTACCGAACCTAACCAACCCCACTTTATGACCTGTACAGTCATGGAATGGCTGCCAGTCTTCACTCGCCCCGAAACCGTACAAATACTACTAGACTGCTGGCAATATCAACGTGAACAGCAAGGCCTACAACTCTATGGTTATGTGATTTTAGAAAACCATCTACATTTGGTCGCCCAAGCCCCAAGGCTGGATAAATGCATCAGCAGCTTTAAATCATTTACCGCCAGACAGATTATTGATTATCTAACGGCGCAACATGTCTCCCACCTATTAGAACGCTTACAATTTTCTAAACGCGCCCATAAAACGGATAGGCAATACCAGTTTTGGCAAGAAGGTATTCATGCAGAAATGGTGTTTAATGCAGATATTATGCGACAAAAATTAAAATATATACATGAAAATCCGCTGAAGCGGGGTTATGTCAATCGAGCTGAGCACTGGCGTTATTCCAGTGCCAGTCATTATGAAGGACAGGCAGGCTTAATTGACATAGATCCGTGGTAA
- a CDS encoding formylglycine-generating enzyme, with protein sequence MKRQGKQQLGRADLLRAWDNADAEVAECVARQLGLKSQRGLFPRFEAEIHLSSTEVSAVDVNITLTEEANVRPAKEFWYLQQREQLQPLKLNDQPQLIKPKKVIWRNQPKTQPQHVLLATPQEIIARLWPYLIKPVQGRRIAVAQLVKKISQGEHITQLARQSKKQLTSAIHIIDDRHSHLTPYWLDNEAVSYCLQANYTDTQHTRSILLEGEQQPKLLTDTGMEQWQLPAKQSTVVILSDLACLNANNAQQLQTWLILGRQLQRQQCKVVVLLPCAIERCDPRCKNLFQLVSWQASSDVQTGCTEPLQQVEYLLTALAPCIRMEPSLIRQMRLALAGNPECTQYQALPIEIEALFWQHTAIQDRHSVAATWVAAKRKYYLHEFAQLPAQEQKTALAVIKAWRGAPLPEQIWFEELSSLGANVLQLAGIQQDIEDSQAYFQQLSIQAQQQAGLAMSKERMAWFKRLEGRIPEHCIAQSTELQRISHFVHQDTAHAQAKNIDPRNLPPSAEPEQQAVLIQQGERLYLLPYVTNEGRIMHDIKGFNSPLALIRLRSKQVQVRVNNENYAVLLLGAADFIPLPSQGDVTFISDVEVLYFARLSLVSHALLQITEHIARDQYGLYTDLSIKNITQRFRYIEPGTFMMGSPADEPKREPWGKETQHQVTLTKGFWMADTTVTQAFYQVVMGENPSRFKLSANHPVERVSWKDAQIFIEKLNKLVPTLQVQLPTEAQWEYACRAGSQTVFSFGVNITTEQVNYGGNYPYAGAEKGLFRKATVEVKSLPANAWGLYAMHGNVWEWCADVYQDDLGSDEVINPLTEEGSISRVIRGGSWYDSGWLVRSAMRGHGSPAERYNGTGFRLVLGH encoded by the coding sequence GTGAAGCGGCAAGGCAAACAACAATTGGGGCGTGCTGATTTATTGCGCGCTTGGGACAATGCTGATGCAGAGGTGGCTGAATGTGTTGCTCGGCAATTAGGCTTAAAATCACAACGGGGACTTTTTCCTAGGTTTGAAGCTGAAATACACTTAAGTAGTACGGAAGTCAGTGCAGTAGATGTAAACATAACGTTGACTGAAGAAGCTAACGTAAGACCAGCCAAAGAATTTTGGTATTTACAGCAACGCGAGCAGTTACAGCCATTAAAATTAAACGACCAGCCACAATTAATAAAGCCAAAAAAAGTTATTTGGCGTAACCAGCCCAAAACACAACCGCAGCATGTGTTGCTGGCAACGCCCCAAGAAATTATTGCCCGCCTATGGCCTTATCTTATTAAACCAGTTCAAGGACGGCGGATTGCAGTGGCGCAGTTGGTTAAAAAAATAAGCCAAGGTGAGCATATTACGCAACTGGCTCGGCAAAGCAAAAAACAGCTAACCAGCGCGATACATATTATTGATGACCGACATAGCCACCTTACGCCTTATTGGCTGGATAATGAGGCAGTGAGTTATTGCTTGCAAGCAAATTATACCGACACCCAACATACGCGTTCGATACTTTTAGAAGGTGAGCAGCAGCCCAAGTTGCTGACTGATACGGGGATGGAGCAATGGCAATTACCTGCCAAGCAAAGTACTGTGGTTATTTTAAGCGACCTAGCGTGTTTAAATGCGAATAATGCCCAACAACTGCAAACATGGCTAATACTAGGTCGGCAGTTACAACGGCAGCAATGTAAGGTGGTCGTGCTGCTCCCTTGTGCAATAGAGCGGTGTGATCCGCGCTGCAAAAACCTATTTCAGTTAGTAAGCTGGCAAGCAAGTAGTGATGTGCAAACAGGCTGTACTGAGCCATTACAACAAGTCGAATATTTGTTGACGGCTTTAGCACCCTGTATACGTATGGAACCCAGTTTAATACGACAGATGCGTTTGGCTCTTGCAGGCAACCCCGAATGTACTCAATATCAAGCCTTGCCAATAGAGATAGAAGCTTTGTTTTGGCAACATACGGCAATACAAGATCGGCATAGTGTCGCGGCAACTTGGGTGGCGGCTAAACGCAAATATTATCTGCATGAATTTGCACAACTGCCTGCTCAAGAACAAAAGACCGCACTTGCCGTGATTAAAGCATGGCGAGGCGCACCGTTGCCAGAACAAATTTGGTTTGAAGAGCTGAGTAGTCTTGGTGCTAATGTTTTGCAACTAGCGGGTATACAACAAGATATAGAGGACTCGCAGGCTTATTTTCAGCAATTAAGCATACAAGCACAGCAACAGGCTGGTTTGGCAATGTCCAAAGAGAGAATGGCATGGTTTAAACGCTTAGAAGGGCGAATACCTGAACACTGCATAGCGCAATCAACTGAATTACAGCGAATTAGTCATTTTGTACATCAAGATACCGCACATGCACAGGCTAAAAATATTGACCCGCGTAATTTACCACCGAGTGCTGAACCTGAACAACAAGCGGTGTTGATTCAGCAAGGTGAACGCCTGTATTTATTGCCTTATGTTACTAATGAAGGCCGTATTATGCATGATATAAAAGGTTTTAACAGTCCATTAGCATTGATTCGCTTGCGCTCAAAACAGGTGCAAGTGCGGGTGAATAATGAAAATTATGCGGTATTACTTTTGGGTGCGGCAGACTTTATACCATTACCCAGTCAAGGTGATGTCACATTTATTAGTGATGTGGAAGTGCTGTATTTTGCACGATTATCACTTGTATCACATGCACTATTACAGATCACGGAACATATAGCCCGCGATCAATACGGCCTCTACACCGATCTCAGTATAAAAAATATCACCCAACGATTTCGTTATATAGAGCCAGGGACTTTTATGATGGGTTCACCAGCAGATGAGCCGAAAAGAGAGCCTTGGGGAAAGGAAACGCAGCATCAAGTGACTTTAACTAAAGGTTTTTGGATGGCTGATACTACTGTGACTCAAGCTTTCTATCAGGTAGTCATGGGTGAAAATCCCAGTCGTTTTAAGCTAAGTGCCAATCACCCTGTAGAGCGGGTAAGCTGGAAGGATGCACAAATATTTATTGAAAAACTGAATAAGTTGGTTCCAACATTACAGGTGCAACTGCCTACTGAAGCGCAGTGGGAATATGCTTGTCGAGCAGGGTCGCAAACGGTGTTTTCTTTTGGGGTCAATATTACTACCGAGCAGGTTAATTATGGTGGTAATTATCCTTATGCTGGTGCTGAAAAAGGTTTGTTTCGAAAAGCAACAGTTGAGGTAAAGTCATTACCGGCAAATGCATGGGGTTTATATGCAATGCACGGTAATGTTTGGGAGTGGTGTGCAGATGTATATCAGGATGATCTTGGCAGTGATGAGGTAATTAATCCATTAACGGAGGAAGGTAGCATTAGCCGGGTTATTCGTGGTGGCTCGTGGTACGACAGTGGCTGGCTCGTGCGTTCTGCTATGCGTGGCCACGGCTCGCCAGCTGAGCGTTATAACGGCACTGGCTTTCGACTTGTCCTAGGTCATTAA